CTGGAACCGAGCCCCTGGATCGAGTCCCAATTGGCGTAGTGGTGTCGCCAGGCGGTTGGTGACACGAAACCGGCTGTGCAGGCGAGGACTGCAGCGAGCCCAAGTAATGATTCGCCGATCATTGCGCCGTAGCCGATGGGACGGGCGTCTGGTTCGCGGTCGAGTTGCTTGGCAGTGGTGCCCGATGACACCAACGAGTGGAAGCCGGACGCCGCGCCACAGGCGATGACGATGAAGACGAACGGGTAGAGCGGTGGTGCGCCGACCGGGTGGGCATCGACCACGGGAGCGGCAAACTCCGGACGGAGGATAAAGAACCCGATGTAGGTCAAGCCGAGACCGACGTAGAGCAGGAGCGAATTGAGGAAATCGCGGGGTTGCAGCAGCGACCACACCGGAAGCACAGATGCGAGCCAGGCGTAGGCGAGGAGGATCCAGGTCCAGCCTTCCGAAGAAGCCCAGCGCACCGGCAGAGCGGGCGAGGCGATGACGACGACGAGGATCAAGACGAATGCCACCGTGATGAGGGGCATAAGCGCGAACCCGCGGCGGCGCACCGACCATCCGATAAGAACGGCGGCAACGAGGATCGCCGCCGAGGGCACCACCGATTCCGGGTAGTAGTCGGCCGAGAAAAGTAGACCAACAACGTAGGCGAAGACTCCCATCGCGAGGGCGATGGCAAAGAAGATGATAGCGTGCATCAGCGACATTGCACGCGGCCCCATCAAGTTTTCGGCGATAGAACCGATTGAGAGACCCTTCGCCCGTACCGAGATAACGAGGGCGCCGAAGTCGTGGACGCAGCCGATCAGGATCGAGCCGAGGACCACCCACAACATTGCGGGCAGCCAGCCCCACACCACCGCGATTGCCGGACCGAGCATCGGAGAGAGGCCCGTGATCGACGCGTAATGGTGGCCAAAAAGCACGATTGGGCGGGTCGGGACGTAGTCTATTCCGTCCTGCAGCGAGTGTGATGGGGTGACCGCATCCGCGCGCAAGGCGAAGATTTGTTGCGCCAGGAACCGCGAGTAGAGAAGATACCCTGCGAAATACAAAGCGAAACAGATCAGGACTACGAGGATCGATGTCATGCGCGCCATCTTACCCGCGTTTCTGTCCCGAGCCCGTCTTCGTATCCGCGCCCGTACCCGAAAGAACGACGCCCAGTCTCGATCTTCGGCCGCCGACGGATGCCATATCATCGGGCGAAGATAGTGACGAGGAGTGGCCTGACGATGAATCGTCGTAAAGAACACGAACCTCCGGCTGCCATCGCCGAGTGGGGTTGGCGTTATCACCACATGGGGATCCCCACGACCGAACGGCGTGCCGGGGAGGTGTTTCTCGAAGAGCTGCGGATGTACGTCTCCGGCTTCGACACCAGTCCGTTCGGCGTGGAATGGATGCGATTCGAACCCGGGAGTCCGGTCTCTGAGATTGTCCGCACAGTGCCCCACATCGCGTTCGAGGTCGATGACCTCGGTCGTGCGCTCGAAGGGAAAGAGTTGATTGGCGTCCCGTCATCGCCGATGGCGGGCGTCAGAGTCGCGATGATCC
This genomic window from Acidobacteriota bacterium contains:
- a CDS encoding carbon starvation protein A, whose product is MIWHPSAAEDRDWASFFRVRARIRRRARDRNAGKMARMTSILVVLICFALYFAGYLLYSRFLAQQIFALRADAVTPSHSLQDGIDYVPTRPIVLFGHHYASITGLSPMLGPAIAVVWGWLPAMLWVVLGSILIGCVHDFGALVISVRAKGLSIGSIAENLMGPRAMSLMHAIIFFAIALAMGVFAYVVGLLFSADYYPESVVPSAAILVAAVLIGWSVRRRGFALMPLITVAFVLILVVVIASPALPVRWASSEGWTWILLAYAWLASVLPVWSLLQPRDFLNSLLLYVGLGLTYIGFFILRPEFAAPVVDAHPVGAPPLYPFVFIVIACGAASGFHSLVSSGTTAKQLDREPDARPIGYGAMIGESLLGLAAVLACTAGFVSPTAWRHHYANWDSIQGLGSSMSAFIEGSTRFVSTVGLPEQTARTLIAVVVVSFALTTLDSATRLLRYNIEEIGTSIRFAPLGNRYLSSTLAVIAISFFAFYRIEGRSAGLVLWQLFGSTNQLLAGLALLTVSLYLLQRRRFALPYLVPMVFMMVTTLIAMATKLLSFWRDGNHTLLFVGGAITFIALWLVVEAVLAVRRFTRTAAVEALDIALPEE